In one Aeromicrobium wangtongii genomic region, the following are encoded:
- a CDS encoding NAD(P)/FAD-dependent oxidoreductase: protein MTDRTVILGAGIAGVSAAAAMRAAGHTGQIHLVGDEPGLPYRRPPVSKEIIRGEKTADDIRIKKAEWFGQKDITLHTGTPADAIDTDRRIVRLADGEELGFDQLLIATGGRARNPWHAPGIRTLRGLADVAPLQAGLVPGASVVIVGAGLIGSEIAASATDMGCRVTLLEAADLPLPRLLPPELGEMYADLHRSRGTELHTGVTVESIDDAGDTTSVRAVDGRTWTAQVVVVAVGMQPNTEIAAAAGIELARPEDGGGILVDAHGRTSVDGIFAAGDVANQPNPVLGGRHRVEHWQGAQNHGTAVGKVMAGGSEPFAEAPWCWSDQYDLNLQVAGWPQGSHELVVDGSIAQHDFIAYLLDDGIVHGAVSIGRPRDVRTARGWILDGARLADVLPREG, encoded by the coding sequence GTGACCGACCGCACCGTCATCCTCGGTGCCGGCATCGCCGGCGTCAGCGCAGCCGCCGCCATGCGAGCGGCCGGCCACACCGGTCAGATCCACCTCGTCGGTGACGAGCCCGGGCTGCCCTACCGCCGGCCGCCGGTCTCCAAGGAGATCATCCGGGGCGAGAAGACCGCCGACGATATCCGCATCAAGAAGGCCGAGTGGTTCGGGCAGAAGGACATCACCCTGCACACCGGGACGCCTGCCGATGCGATCGACACCGATCGGCGGATCGTGCGGCTGGCCGATGGCGAGGAGCTGGGCTTCGACCAGCTGCTCATCGCCACCGGTGGACGTGCCCGCAACCCGTGGCACGCACCCGGGATCCGGACGCTGCGCGGGCTCGCGGACGTCGCGCCGCTGCAGGCCGGGCTCGTGCCGGGGGCGTCGGTCGTGATCGTCGGGGCCGGTCTGATCGGCTCCGAGATCGCCGCCAGCGCCACCGACATGGGGTGCCGGGTGACGTTGCTGGAGGCCGCCGACCTGCCGCTGCCCCGGCTGCTGCCGCCCGAGCTCGGCGAGATGTACGCCGACCTGCACCGCAGCCGCGGCACCGAGCTGCACACCGGTGTCACGGTCGAGTCCATCGACGATGCCGGTGACACCACCTCCGTCCGCGCCGTCGACGGGCGCACGTGGACGGCGCAGGTCGTCGTGGTCGCCGTGGGCATGCAGCCGAACACCGAGATCGCCGCGGCGGCCGGCATCGAGCTGGCCCGCCCCGAGGACGGCGGCGGCATCCTGGTCGATGCCCACGGACGCACGTCCGTCGACGGCATCTTCGCGGCGGGCGACGTCGCCAACCAGCCGAATCCGGTGCTGGGCGGTCGCCACCGGGTCGAGCACTGGCAGGGCGCGCAGAACCACGGCACGGCCGTCGGCAAGGTCATGGCCGGCGGCAGCGAGCCCTTCGCCGAGGCGCCCTGGTGCTGGTCGGACCAGTACGACCTCAACCTGCAGGTCGCCGGCTGGCCCCAGGGATCGCACGAGCTCGTCGTGGACGGGTCGATCGCCCAGCACGACTTCATCGCCTACCTGCTCGACGACGGCATCGTGCACGGTGCGGTGTCGATCGGGCGTCCGCGCGATGTGCGCACCGCGCGCGGGTGGATCCTGGACGGCGCCCGCCTCGCCGACGTGCTCCCTCGGGAGGGATGA
- a CDS encoding dolichyl-phosphate-mannose--protein mannosyltransferase, which produces MTITMWRADRVWGWLGPIGTAVLAFVLRVWNVGHPNKFIFDETYYAKDAYSLLQHGYVQDFTEGANAQIVRGDLAGVMTGEPSWIVHPDGGKWVIALGEWLFGFDSFGWRISGVVVGALTVLVLARLVRRLTGSTVVGCIAGLLLAVDGMHFVMSRLALLDVFLTFWLVCAVACLAADRDWIRGRLDRYRFVRPWQLLAGVSFGMACATKWSGLYVLAAFGLLTVVWEVLARRRAGWRDGWLRTTLMTGAPAFVSLVIVALLVYLVTWTGFLLHHEVYEARFGRGYGDYSAPWGDYVDHPSKGLFGEVLDAFRSLWHFHVMTYGFHTNDLNSATHPYQSNPAGWLVQWRPVGADAQFDLPATTRCGQAAGETCVREILILGNPLIWWSGVLALVGSVVAWIRTRSGTWGIPVVAVLACWLPWFQYADRPIFSFYAVTCVPFMIIAICLLINALIRTGSSPRHRYAIALAIGIYVVAAVVTFWYFHPLYTDELIPYGAWRDRMWWSRWI; this is translated from the coding sequence GTGACGATCACGATGTGGCGCGCCGACCGCGTGTGGGGGTGGCTCGGGCCGATCGGCACCGCCGTCCTGGCGTTCGTGCTGCGGGTGTGGAACGTCGGACATCCCAACAAGTTCATCTTCGACGAGACGTACTACGCCAAGGATGCGTACTCGCTGCTGCAGCACGGCTACGTCCAGGACTTCACCGAGGGAGCCAACGCCCAGATCGTCCGGGGCGACCTGGCCGGCGTCATGACCGGCGAGCCGTCCTGGATCGTCCACCCCGACGGCGGCAAGTGGGTCATCGCGCTGGGCGAGTGGCTGTTCGGCTTCGACTCGTTCGGCTGGCGGATCTCCGGTGTCGTGGTCGGCGCGTTGACCGTGCTCGTGCTGGCGCGGCTCGTCCGGCGGCTGACCGGCTCGACGGTCGTCGGGTGCATCGCAGGCCTGCTGCTGGCCGTGGACGGCATGCACTTCGTGATGTCACGCCTGGCCCTGCTCGACGTCTTCCTGACGTTCTGGCTGGTGTGCGCGGTGGCCTGCCTGGCCGCCGACCGGGACTGGATCCGCGGACGTCTCGACCGTTACCGGTTCGTCCGGCCGTGGCAGCTGCTGGCCGGCGTCAGCTTCGGCATGGCGTGCGCGACCAAGTGGAGCGGCCTGTACGTCCTGGCCGCCTTCGGCCTGCTGACCGTGGTGTGGGAGGTCCTGGCCCGGCGTCGCGCCGGCTGGCGGGACGGCTGGCTGCGCACGACGCTGATGACCGGCGCACCGGCCTTCGTGTCGCTCGTGATCGTCGCCCTGTTGGTGTACCTGGTGACCTGGACCGGGTTCCTGCTGCACCACGAGGTCTACGAGGCCCGCTTCGGCCGCGGGTACGGCGACTACTCGGCCCCGTGGGGCGACTACGTCGACCATCCGTCCAAGGGCCTGTTCGGCGAGGTCCTGGACGCCTTCCGGTCCCTGTGGCACTTCCACGTCATGACGTACGGCTTCCACACGAACGACCTGAACTCCGCGACGCACCCGTACCAGTCGAATCCGGCCGGCTGGCTCGTCCAGTGGCGTCCGGTCGGCGCGGACGCCCAGTTCGACCTGCCGGCGACGACCCGCTGCGGCCAGGCTGCGGGCGAGACGTGCGTCCGGGAGATCCTGATCCTGGGCAACCCGCTGATCTGGTGGTCCGGCGTCCTGGCGCTGGTCGGCTCGGTCGTCGCGTGGATCCGGACGCGATCGGGCACGTGGGGCATCCCGGTCGTGGCGGTGCTGGCCTGCTGGCTGCCGTGGTTCCAGTACGCCGACCGGCCGATCTTCTCGTTCTACGCCGTGACCTGCGTCCCGTTCATGATCATCGCGATCTGCCTGCTGATCAACGCGCTGATCCGGACCGGGAGCTCACCGCGACACCGGTATGCCATCGCCCTGGCGATCGGCATCTACGTGGTGGCCGCCGTCGTGACGTTCTGGTACTTCCACCCGCTCTACACCGACGAGCTCATCCCGTACGGTGCGTGGCGCGACCGCATGTGGTGGAGCCGCTGGATCTAG
- the rsmI gene encoding 16S rRNA (cytidine(1402)-2'-O)-methyltransferase — translation MLILAATPIGQVADASGRLGAALESADVVAAEDTRRLKRLAADLGVEIGGRVVSYFEGNEERRTPELAALLADGQTIVLVTDAGMPSVSDPGYRLVVAAIEADVPVTAIPGPSAVLTALAVSGLPVDRFCFEGFLPRKAGERTRALTELATERRTMVFFESPHRTETSLRAMAQVWGDDRPAAVCRELTKTYEEVARGGLAELAEWAAGQEQGVRGEVTIVVGGAVSEARTYAPGDLRDLVAARQADGLSRKDAIEQVAGETGMRKKDVYDAAHS, via the coding sequence ATGCTGATCCTCGCCGCGACACCCATCGGTCAGGTCGCCGACGCCAGCGGACGGCTGGGCGCCGCGCTCGAGTCGGCGGACGTCGTCGCGGCCGAGGACACCCGCCGGCTCAAGCGCCTCGCCGCCGACCTCGGGGTCGAGATCGGCGGACGGGTCGTGTCGTACTTCGAGGGCAACGAGGAGCGTCGCACCCCCGAGCTCGCGGCACTGCTCGCCGACGGGCAGACGATCGTCCTGGTCACCGACGCGGGCATGCCCAGCGTGTCCGATCCGGGCTACCGACTGGTCGTGGCCGCGATCGAGGCCGATGTGCCGGTGACCGCGATCCCCGGTCCGTCCGCCGTGCTGACGGCGCTCGCCGTGTCGGGCCTGCCGGTCGACAGGTTCTGCTTCGAGGGCTTCCTGCCGCGCAAGGCGGGGGAGCGGACACGAGCGCTGACCGAGCTGGCGACCGAGCGTCGCACGATGGTGTTCTTCGAGTCGCCGCACCGCACCGAGACGTCCCTGCGGGCCATGGCGCAGGTGTGGGGCGACGACCGTCCGGCCGCCGTGTGCCGCGAGCTCACCAAGACGTACGAGGAGGTCGCCCGCGGCGGACTGGCCGAGCTGGCCGAGTGGGCCGCCGGCCAGGAGCAGGGCGTTCGCGGCGAGGTGACGATCGTGGTCGGCGGCGCCGTGAGCGAGGCCAGGACGTACGCGCCGGGCGACCTGCGGGACCTGGTCGCGGCGCGGCAGGCCGACGGGCTGAGCCGCAAGGACGCGATCGAGCAGGTGGCCGGTGAGACCGGCATGCGCAAGAAGGACGTCTACGACGCCGCGCACTCGTAG
- the metG gene encoding methionine--tRNA ligase has product MSDSTFYVTTPIYYVNDAPHIGHGYTTVMGDIITRWHRQRGEKVWYTTGTDEHGEKVLRKAQANGVTPQEWVDKLVEEEWKPLLKTIDAANDQFTRTTDPRHLEGAQAFWTALNERGAVYRGEFSGYYSVGAEEFVGDDDVIDGEGDDEGHKISKLDGSRVELISEENYFFRLSDYQQKLLDFYEANPLFIQPESARNEVISFVSRGLRDLSISRSTFDWGIPVPWDPKHIFYVWIEALLSYATSVGYGDDRERFDEVWPASIHLVGKDIARFHAVIWPAMLMAAGEEVPHRVFAHGWLLVGGQKMSKSKANGIRPDEIVDTFGSDAYRYYFARALTFGSDGSISWEDIHARYHAELANGFGNLASRVAAMIGKYFDGVLPAAGGRTEAEAKVIDTVAAAVRDADAAIEAVAPQDALAAIWRIVDELNGYITEQAPWKVAKDESGRDRLATILQTAAEGLRALAVLLNPVMPKASAALWEALGAEAALGALADQRIDAVAGWDQLPAGTTITKPASLFPRIETVAE; this is encoded by the coding sequence GTGTCCGACTCCACGTTCTACGTCACCACGCCCATCTACTACGTCAACGACGCCCCGCACATCGGGCACGGCTACACGACGGTCATGGGCGACATCATCACCCGCTGGCACCGGCAGCGCGGCGAGAAGGTCTGGTACACCACCGGCACCGACGAGCACGGTGAGAAGGTCCTGCGCAAGGCCCAGGCCAATGGCGTCACCCCGCAGGAGTGGGTCGACAAGCTCGTCGAGGAGGAGTGGAAGCCGCTGCTCAAGACGATCGACGCCGCCAACGACCAGTTCACCCGCACGACCGATCCCCGCCACCTCGAGGGTGCGCAGGCGTTCTGGACCGCGCTGAACGAGCGCGGCGCGGTCTACCGGGGCGAGTTCTCCGGGTACTACAGCGTCGGCGCCGAGGAGTTCGTCGGCGATGACGACGTCATCGACGGCGAGGGCGACGACGAGGGCCACAAGATCTCCAAGCTCGACGGCAGCCGGGTCGAGCTGATCTCGGAGGAGAACTACTTCTTCCGGCTCAGCGACTACCAGCAGAAGCTGCTGGACTTCTACGAGGCGAACCCGCTGTTCATCCAGCCGGAGTCGGCACGCAACGAGGTCATCAGCTTCGTCAGCCGGGGGCTGCGCGATCTGTCGATCTCGCGCTCGACGTTCGACTGGGGCATCCCGGTGCCGTGGGACCCCAAGCACATCTTCTACGTGTGGATCGAGGCGCTGCTGAGCTATGCGACCTCGGTCGGCTACGGCGACGACCGGGAGCGCTTCGACGAGGTGTGGCCCGCGAGCATCCACCTGGTCGGCAAGGACATCGCCCGGTTCCACGCCGTGATCTGGCCGGCGATGCTGATGGCCGCGGGTGAGGAGGTGCCGCACCGCGTCTTCGCGCACGGCTGGCTGCTGGTCGGCGGGCAGAAGATGAGCAAGTCCAAGGCCAATGGCATCCGCCCCGACGAGATCGTCGACACCTTCGGCTCGGACGCCTACCGGTACTACTTCGCCCGCGCCCTGACGTTCGGCAGCGACGGCTCGATCTCGTGGGAGGACATCCACGCGCGCTACCACGCCGAACTGGCCAACGGCTTCGGCAACCTGGCGTCCCGGGTCGCCGCGATGATCGGCAAGTACTTCGACGGAGTGCTGCCGGCAGCCGGCGGTCGCACGGAGGCGGAGGCGAAGGTCATCGACACCGTCGCCGCGGCCGTCCGCGACGCCGATGCCGCGATCGAGGCGGTCGCCCCGCAGGACGCCCTCGCGGCGATCTGGCGCATCGTGGACGAGCTCAACGGCTACATCACCGAGCAGGCGCCGTGGAAGGTCGCCAAGGACGAGTCGGGCCGTGACCGGCTCGCGACGATCCTGCAGACCGCGGCCGAAGGGCTCCGCGCCCTGGCCGTGCTGCTCAACCCGGTGATGCCCAAGGCGTCCGCCGCGCTGTGGGAGGCGCTCGGCGCCGAGGCCGCGCTCGGAGCGCTGGCCGACCAGCGCATCGACGCCGTCGCCGGCTGGGACCAGCTGCCGGCCGGCACGACGATCACCAAGCCGGCCTCGCTGTTCCCGCGGATCGAGACCGTCGCCGAATGA
- a CDS encoding TatD family hydrolase translates to MSLTQGWPETPEALPAPVVDNHCHLDHPAYSKGVEGGLLIPVDEALDRAAAVGVTRIVQVGCDLPSSQWAVDTAAAYDSVVAAVALHPNEAPGLAEAGELDSALGQIDRLAAGGEHVRAVGETGLDYFRTGVDGREAQHASFREHIRIAKRHDKTLVIHDRDAHDDVLAVLDSEGVPDRTVMHCFSGDADFARECVERGAYLSFAGTVTFKNADNLRDALRVTPLDRILVETDAPFLTPVPHRGQPNASFLIPLTVRFMAGIAGISVDDMCRAIDSNTDRAFGGTWAQRV, encoded by the coding sequence ATGAGCCTGACCCAGGGCTGGCCCGAGACCCCCGAGGCGCTGCCCGCCCCGGTGGTCGACAACCACTGCCACCTCGACCACCCGGCGTACAGCAAGGGCGTCGAGGGCGGGCTGCTGATCCCGGTCGACGAGGCGCTCGACCGGGCGGCGGCCGTGGGGGTCACCCGCATCGTCCAGGTCGGCTGCGACCTGCCGAGCTCGCAGTGGGCCGTCGACACGGCCGCCGCGTACGACTCGGTCGTCGCGGCCGTCGCCCTGCACCCCAACGAGGCGCCGGGGCTGGCCGAGGCCGGTGAGCTGGACTCCGCACTGGGTCAGATCGACCGGCTCGCGGCCGGCGGCGAGCACGTGCGGGCCGTCGGCGAGACGGGCCTGGACTACTTCCGCACGGGCGTGGACGGACGAGAGGCGCAGCACGCCTCCTTCCGCGAGCACATCCGCATCGCCAAGCGGCACGACAAGACGCTGGTCATCCACGACAGGGACGCCCACGACGACGTCCTGGCGGTCCTGGACAGCGAGGGCGTCCCCGATCGCACCGTGATGCACTGCTTCTCCGGTGACGCCGACTTCGCCCGCGAGTGCGTCGAGCGGGGCGCCTACCTGTCCTTCGCGGGCACCGTGACGTTCAAGAACGCGGATAACTTGCGAGACGCGCTGCGGGTGACTCCGCTGGACCGTATCCTTGTCGAGACCGATGCGCCCTTCCTCACACCTGTTCCGCATCGGGGTCAGCCGAACGCTTCGTTCCTGATCCCGCTGACAGTACGGTTCATGGCTGGGATTGCAGGGATATCGGTCGATGACATGTGTCGAGCGATCGACAGCAACACCGACCGTGCCTTCGGCGGGACCTGGGCACAACGCGTTTGA
- a CDS encoding resuscitation-promoting factor, whose protein sequence is MLHHPTSTTHKAPGRRAERRHRRSKLLLALNIAIVMVVAGGTAAYGALSQTVTLTVEGKSQTVRTFGGTVADVLDDHGVTVHAGDRLSKQPSEAISDGDTIDVAYAKTVKLSVNGEVSQRVVFDRTVGDALDSLGVESTEGAYVSAAPSKPLPRDGMELVVSTPKAITVVADGEAKTLTTTRPTVADVLDEAGVTVDEDDEVKPAVDQFVTPDDKVRVVRIEKIEKTETVKVAHGTEVREDPEALVGETEVVREGKNGKNREQVTLVYADGKLRQRIVVATDPVSKPVDEVVSRGTSRTPPDSVWDKIAKCESGGNWSINTGNGYYGGLQFSAATWKSVGGPGLPHQHSREVQIKYAKILQARSGWGQWGCAGARFN, encoded by the coding sequence GTGCTTCACCACCCCACCAGCACCACCCACAAGGCTCCCGGGCGGCGCGCGGAGCGTCGTCATCGCCGCAGCAAGCTGCTGCTGGCGTTGAACATCGCGATCGTCATGGTGGTCGCCGGCGGCACCGCTGCCTACGGCGCGCTCAGCCAGACCGTCACGCTGACGGTGGAGGGCAAGAGCCAGACGGTTCGCACCTTCGGCGGGACCGTGGCCGACGTCCTGGACGATCACGGCGTGACGGTCCATGCGGGCGACCGGCTGAGCAAGCAGCCTTCGGAGGCCATCTCCGACGGTGACACGATCGACGTCGCCTACGCCAAGACCGTCAAGCTCAGCGTCAACGGCGAGGTGTCCCAGCGGGTCGTCTTCGACCGCACGGTCGGTGACGCTCTGGACTCGCTCGGCGTCGAGTCCACCGAGGGCGCCTATGTCTCGGCAGCGCCGTCCAAGCCCCTGCCGCGTGACGGCATGGAGCTGGTCGTCAGCACCCCCAAGGCCATCACGGTCGTGGCCGACGGCGAGGCCAAGACGCTGACGACGACGCGTCCGACCGTGGCCGACGTCCTCGACGAGGCCGGCGTGACGGTCGACGAGGACGATGAGGTCAAGCCGGCCGTCGACCAGTTCGTGACGCCCGATGACAAGGTGCGCGTCGTGCGCATCGAGAAGATCGAGAAGACCGAGACGGTCAAGGTCGCCCACGGCACCGAGGTCCGTGAGGATCCCGAGGCCCTCGTCGGTGAGACCGAGGTCGTCCGCGAGGGCAAGAACGGCAAGAACCGTGAGCAGGTGACGCTGGTCTACGCCGATGGCAAGCTGCGTCAGCGCATCGTCGTCGCGACCGATCCGGTCAGCAAGCCCGTCGACGAGGTCGTCTCGCGCGGCACGAGCCGCACGCCCCCCGACAGCGTCTGGGACAAGATCGCCAAGTGCGAGTCCGGTGGCAACTGGTCGATCAACACCGGCAACGGCTACTACGGCGGCCTGCAGTTCAGCGCCGCGACGTGGAAGAGCGTCGGTGGACCGGGTCTGCCCCACCAGCACAGCCGGGAGGTCCAGATCAAGTACGCCAAGATCCTGCAGGCCCGCTCCGGCTGGGGCCAGTGGGGCTGCGCCGGGGCGAGGTTCAACTGA
- the rsmA gene encoding 16S rRNA (adenine(1518)-N(6)/adenine(1519)-N(6))-dimethyltransferase RsmA, with translation MTPPRLLGAADVRRLAESCGIRPTKQRGQNFVHDANTVRRIVKASGITADDVVVEIGPGLGSLTLGLLEVARHVTAVEIDEVLAGQLPQTIREHAPDQAGAFELVLADAMKVTELPGPEPTALVANLPYNVSVPVLLTFFERFASIRTGLVMVQAEVAHRLAAGPGSKTYGIPSVKAAWYADMKLAGSVGRNVFWPMPNVESSLVSWTRHEPLGDEALRLRTFAVADAAFAQRRKTMRAALANLAGSGAAAEEALVAAGISPQARGEQLTVQEFARLASFL, from the coding sequence GTGACGCCGCCGCGGCTCCTTGGAGCCGCGGACGTCCGGCGTCTGGCCGAGTCATGCGGGATCCGTCCCACCAAGCAGCGTGGACAGAACTTCGTCCACGACGCCAACACCGTGCGCCGCATCGTCAAGGCGTCCGGCATCACCGCCGATGACGTCGTGGTCGAGATCGGCCCCGGGCTGGGCTCGCTGACCCTCGGCCTGCTCGAGGTCGCCCGGCACGTGACGGCCGTCGAGATCGACGAGGTGCTGGCCGGCCAGCTGCCGCAGACGATCAGGGAGCACGCGCCCGACCAGGCCGGAGCGTTCGAGCTGGTGCTGGCCGATGCCATGAAGGTCACCGAGCTGCCCGGCCCCGAGCCGACCGCGCTGGTGGCCAACCTGCCCTACAACGTGTCGGTGCCGGTGCTGCTGACGTTCTTCGAGCGGTTCGCGTCGATCCGCACCGGCCTCGTCATGGTGCAGGCCGAGGTCGCGCACCGGCTCGCCGCCGGTCCGGGCTCCAAGACGTACGGCATCCCGAGCGTCAAGGCCGCGTGGTACGCCGACATGAAGCTCGCCGGATCGGTCGGGCGCAATGTCTTCTGGCCGATGCCGAACGTCGAGTCGTCGCTGGTCAGCTGGACGCGCCACGAGCCGCTCGGCGACGAGGCGCTGCGACTGCGGACGTTCGCCGTGGCCGACGCCGCGTTCGCCCAGCGCCGCAAGACGATGCGCGCCGCACTGGCGAACCTGGCGGGCTCGGGCGCGGCTGCCGAGGAGGCACTCGTCGCGGCCGGCATCTCGCCGCAGGCCCGCGGCGAGCAGTTGACGGTGCAGGAGTTCGCCCGGCTCGCGTCCTTCCTGTAG
- a CDS encoding YoaK family protein, which yields MIRRIAAVPRDGFHLALMLALTFSTGVIDAVGYLGLDRVFTGNMTGNVVILGMGLVGAEDLPVLGPLLALVGFMAGAALGGRALKTAEPGWTRRTTVLLSLVAVVMLAVAALLLAIEDDFSHTVGITITTLLGAAMGVQAATARFIAVKDVTTVVVTSTITGLAADSVLGSGKAAGQSPRRVAAVLLILAGAAAGAALLKWHLGAGLVLSGGITLVVVVLGAIHARHHPA from the coding sequence GTGATCCGACGAATCGCTGCCGTTCCCCGTGACGGCTTCCACCTCGCCCTGATGCTCGCCCTCACGTTCTCGACCGGCGTCATCGACGCCGTGGGTTATCTCGGGCTCGATCGCGTGTTCACCGGCAACATGACCGGCAACGTCGTGATCCTGGGCATGGGCCTGGTCGGCGCCGAGGACCTGCCGGTGCTGGGCCCGCTGCTGGCGCTGGTGGGTTTCATGGCCGGAGCGGCCCTCGGTGGCCGCGCCCTCAAGACGGCCGAGCCCGGATGGACCCGTCGCACGACGGTGCTGCTGAGCCTCGTCGCGGTCGTCATGCTGGCTGTCGCTGCGCTGCTGCTGGCCATCGAGGACGACTTCTCGCACACGGTCGGCATCACGATCACCACGCTGCTGGGCGCGGCGATGGGCGTGCAGGCGGCGACGGCGCGCTTCATCGCGGTCAAGGACGTCACGACGGTCGTGGTCACCTCGACGATCACCGGGCTGGCTGCCGACTCCGTCCTCGGATCGGGCAAGGCCGCCGGGCAGAGCCCGCGCCGCGTGGCCGCGGTGCTGCTCATCCTGGCCGGCGCCGCCGCCGGAGCAGCGCTGCTGAAGTGGCACCTCGGTGCCGGCCTGGTCCTCAGCGGCGGCATCACCCTGGTCGTGGTGGTGCTCGGCGCGATCCACGCCAGGCATCACCCGGCCTGA
- a CDS encoding acetamidase/formamidase family protein has product MILQPGHAVPDDAAYLPATTDHVLWGRLPCATDSPVLAIDPGDQVVIDTISHEGILEDQGRDPLAWFTAAGAHDVLEDAIALAASDHPRTWGVDGPHVTTGPIRVPGARVGDLLAIRVLETTPRVPYGVISNRHGRGALPGEYPLDGADVFSVFATVDDQGRGRLPLGPGTEATVGFDLHPFLGIMGVAVAGDRRPHSVPPGTHGGNIDINVLTAGSTLYLPVQVDDALAYVGDPHFAQGDGEVALTAMEASLRVRLGFEVIAREDAVEAFGELVGPMAETSQFLVPTGMDADLDVAVQNCVRAAIALLQARFGMDPRHAYAYLSAATDFDISQVVDQVKGVHARIRKADFA; this is encoded by the coding sequence ATGATCCTCCAGCCCGGTCACGCCGTCCCTGACGACGCCGCCTACCTGCCCGCGACCACCGACCACGTGCTGTGGGGGCGGCTGCCCTGCGCGACCGACTCGCCGGTGCTCGCGATCGACCCGGGCGACCAGGTCGTGATCGACACGATCAGCCACGAGGGGATCCTGGAGGACCAGGGGCGCGACCCGCTGGCGTGGTTCACCGCGGCGGGTGCACACGACGTCCTGGAGGACGCGATCGCGCTCGCGGCGTCGGACCACCCCCGCACGTGGGGCGTGGACGGGCCGCACGTCACGACCGGTCCCATCCGGGTGCCTGGAGCCAGGGTCGGCGACCTGCTGGCGATCCGCGTGCTGGAGACGACGCCCCGGGTCCCGTACGGCGTGATCTCCAACCGGCACGGCCGTGGAGCGCTCCCGGGGGAGTACCCGCTGGACGGCGCCGACGTGTTCAGCGTCTTCGCGACGGTCGACGACCAGGGCCGCGGCCGGCTTCCGCTGGGACCGGGCACCGAGGCGACGGTGGGCTTCGACCTGCACCCCTTCCTGGGCATCATGGGCGTCGCGGTGGCCGGGGACCGGCGCCCGCACTCCGTCCCGCCAGGGACGCACGGCGGGAACATCGACATCAACGTGCTCACGGCCGGCAGCACGCTGTACCTGCCGGTGCAGGTGGACGATGCCCTGGCCTACGTCGGCGACCCGCACTTCGCCCAGGGTGACGGCGAGGTCGCGTTGACTGCGATGGAGGCCTCTCTGCGGGTCCGGCTCGGCTTCGAGGTCATCGCCCGCGAGGACGCCGTCGAGGCCTTCGGCGAGCTGGTCGGTCCGATGGCCGAGACCTCGCAGTTCCTGGTGCCGACCGGCATGGACGCGGATCTGGACGTCGCGGTGCAGAACTGTGTCCGGGCGGCGATCGCCCTGCTGCAGGCCCGCTTCGGGATGGATCCCCGGCACGCCTACGCCTACCTGTCGGCGGCCACCGACTTCGACATCTCCCAGGTCGTCGACCAGGTCAAGGGCGTGCACGCGCGGATCCGCAAGGCGGACTTCGCATGA